In the Blautia coccoides genome, AACCGTGAATACAAAGTAGTATGTTCTGTGCAGCAGCGGCACAATCTGCATACAGGAATTCTTTGATCCCCTCCCTGTTTTTATCACCGCAAACTATAATTGCTCCTGCGCAGGACTCCAACATAGCCGCATTTGAATTATGCTGGGCCAGCACGGATAGCACACATCTGTCTCTTATCACAATAAAATGGTATGGGCGCTTATTCTTTGCCGTAGGAGCACACATGCCCGCATAAAGAATGGCGGATACCATATCCTCGCTGACCGGTTTGGCAGTAAATTTTCGTATGCTTTGCCGTGTTTTTATGGCGGTGAGCACATCCAGATCACACTTGACATCGGCAATCTCAGCATCCTCCGCAACAGCTTCCAAATCTTCTGAGAACATCGTAATATTCGCAGTCATTTCCTGCCCGTCAAACCCTATGGACTTTTGCATGGCTTTGTCTAAAACCATAACAAATTTCCCGTTGCCGCGGGAGAGCAATTTACTTCGGTACTCGATGCCATTGATCGTACCGCTTACATAAACGGTTCCCCTGGATTTACGAAATACTTCTTTTGCATTGAACGGGATTTCAACGATAGTCAGTCTGCCTGAACCGTCCTTTTTGATCAGCGTATCAAATCGTTCCATTTCACTCCTCCATGTATAATCATGCAGTCAATCATTCCAACTGGTTGCAGCTTGTGGCAGCGTCACATTATAATACCCAAGTTTATGAAGCTCAAACCATTCTGTAATGGCTTTTTCCGATGCCGCCCTTAATGCGAGCATCACTTCTTTAGCAAATTCCAAAGGAGCCGTGCCGTTTGCCGTAATGATATTCTGGTCACTTACGGCCTGCCTCATAATATATTTCTTTTCTCCTGTATATGCATTACCAGCCCATTGCCTCAGATCATTCAAATCGTTGCTTGTGTGGAAGACTTCGTTCAAAGCACCCACGGTTCCCAGAAATGCCGAGGCATCACAGATACCGCCCAAAACCCTCCCGGCCTCCAGACATTGATCTACAAGTGGTTTGACTTTCCGTGCTTCGTCATTTCTCCAGGACATTCCGCCAATTAAAATCAGTGCTTCATAATCGGCAGGAATGGAAGCAATATCAAAATCAGGTAATACGCAAAAACCTCCAATAGAAGAAATAGGTTCCCTGGTCAAAGATACCGTTTTAACTTCATACTTTCCGCCTCCTAACATATAGAGAGCGGAGGATAGATATGCGGCTTCCCAGTCCGCATACTGCTCCAAAATCACAAACAAAATACATTTTTTCATGTTGTTTTCTCCTCATCATTTTCAGTTTATTCATCTCCATCAATACAACTGCAAAACAGTTCTTTCCTATTCCTGCTATAAATTTCATCTTATCATATCCATACAAACATTTCTTGAACGATATGACACAGACAAGGCATGACACAAAATGAGTAATTTGACAT is a window encoding:
- a CDS encoding nitroreductase family protein yields the protein MERFDTLIKKDGSGRLTIVEIPFNAKEVFRKSRGTVYVSGTINGIEYRSKLLSRGNGKFVMVLDKAMQKSIGFDGQEMTANITMFSEDLEAVAEDAEIADVKCDLDVLTAIKTRQSIRKFTAKPVSEDMVSAILYAGMCAPTAKNKRPYHFIVIRDRCVLSVLAQHNSNAAMLESCAGAIIVCGDKNREGIKEFLYADCAAAAQNILLCIHGLGLGGVWCGVVPSSDWRKLLVERLALPGKLEPISAIAFGWPDEEKELYPRWETAKVHYDKW
- a CDS encoding DJ-1/PfpI family protein codes for the protein MKKCILFVILEQYADWEAAYLSSALYMLGGGKYEVKTVSLTREPISSIGGFCVLPDFDIASIPADYEALILIGGMSWRNDEARKVKPLVDQCLEAGRVLGGICDASAFLGTVGALNEVFHTSNDLNDLRQWAGNAYTGEKKYIMRQAVSDQNIITANGTAPLEFAKEVMLALRAASEKAITEWFELHKLGYYNVTLPQAATSWND